In Denitratisoma sp. DHT3, one DNA window encodes the following:
- the aceE gene encoding pyruvate dehydrogenase (acetyl-transferring), homodimeric type produces MSSLPSLLASGDADPQETLEWLDALEAVIEQVGPERAHYLIERLIKLGQRAGINLPYSANTEYINTIPPDRQIIAPGDYAIENRIRAYVRWNALAMVLRANKDDSGLGGHIASFASAATLFDVGYNHFWHGIDSPQGSDLVLIQGHSAPGVYARAFMLGGLSEEQLNNFRREVDGKGLSSYPHPWLMPEFWQFPTVSMGLGPLQAIYQARFMKYLQDRGLAETSGRKVWAFMGDGEMDEPESMGAIGMAGREKLDNLIFIVNCNLQRLDGPVRGNGKIIQELESDFRGAGWNVIKVIWGSYWDPLLAQDKTGLLRQRMMECVDGDYQTFKSRDGAYVRQHFFGKYPELAKMVANWSDDEIWRLNRGGHDPHKVYAAYHAAANHKGQPTVILAKTIKGYGMGESGEAQNITHQQKKMGTTSLKAFRDRFKLPIKDEELESLPYLTFEEGSPELNYMREHRMALGGYLAKRRRAVESLPVPPLSAFEAQLKGGGEGREFSTTMAFVRILNVLLKDKLIGKRVVPIVVDESRTFGMEGLFRQIGIWNQDGQKYVPQDADQLMFYKESKNGQILQEGINEAGAMASWIAAATSYSTHGVQMIPFYVFYSMFGFQRFGDLAWAAGDSRSRGFLVGGTSGRTTLNGEGLQHEDGHSQVLAATVPNCIAYDPTFAYEVAVIVQDGLRRMVAEQQDVYYYLTVLNENYEHPAMPEGAAPDILKGMYLFRKGAASNGPRVQLLGSGAIFREAIAAADLLKSDWGVEADLWGCPSFNELARDGQDCARWNLLHPNDEQRVPHVGACLADTRGPVIAATDYMKLYAEQIRAFVPRAYRVLGTDGFGRSDTREKLRHFFEVDRHWITLAALRALVDEGAVDGGMAAEAVTKYGLDPNKPNPTRV; encoded by the coding sequence ATGAGTTCCTTGCCGTCCCTGCTGGCGTCCGGCGATGCCGATCCCCAGGAAACCCTCGAGTGGCTGGACGCTCTGGAAGCGGTGATCGAGCAGGTGGGACCGGAAAGGGCCCACTACCTGATCGAACGCCTGATCAAACTGGGCCAACGCGCGGGCATCAACCTGCCCTACAGCGCCAATACCGAATACATCAACACCATTCCGCCGGACCGGCAGATCATCGCGCCGGGCGACTACGCCATCGAAAACCGCATCCGCGCCTACGTGCGCTGGAACGCCCTGGCGATGGTGTTGCGCGCCAACAAGGACGATTCGGGGCTGGGCGGCCACATCGCCAGCTTCGCTTCCGCCGCGACGCTGTTCGACGTCGGCTACAACCATTTCTGGCATGGCATCGACTCCCCCCAGGGCAGCGATCTGGTCCTCATCCAGGGCCATTCGGCGCCCGGCGTCTATGCCCGGGCCTTCATGCTGGGCGGGCTCTCCGAGGAGCAGCTCAACAACTTCCGGCGCGAGGTGGACGGCAAGGGGCTGTCCTCCTATCCCCATCCCTGGCTGATGCCGGAGTTCTGGCAATTCCCCACGGTCTCCATGGGCCTGGGGCCGCTGCAGGCCATCTACCAGGCCCGCTTCATGAAGTATCTGCAGGATCGGGGCCTGGCCGAAACCAGCGGCCGCAAGGTCTGGGCGTTCATGGGCGACGGCGAGATGGACGAGCCCGAGTCGATGGGCGCCATCGGCATGGCCGGCCGCGAGAAGCTCGACAACCTGATCTTCATCGTCAATTGCAATCTGCAGCGCCTGGACGGCCCGGTGCGCGGCAATGGCAAGATCATCCAGGAACTGGAGTCCGACTTCCGCGGCGCCGGCTGGAACGTGATCAAGGTGATCTGGGGCAGCTACTGGGACCCGCTGCTGGCCCAGGACAAGACGGGCCTGCTGCGCCAGCGCATGATGGAGTGCGTCGACGGCGACTATCAGACCTTCAAATCCAGGGATGGCGCCTATGTGCGCCAGCATTTCTTCGGCAAGTATCCGGAGCTGGCGAAAATGGTCGCCAACTGGAGCGACGACGAGATCTGGCGCCTGAACCGCGGCGGCCACGATCCCCACAAGGTCTATGCGGCCTACCACGCGGCGGCGAATCACAAGGGCCAGCCCACGGTGATCCTGGCCAAGACCATCAAGGGCTACGGCATGGGCGAGTCGGGCGAGGCCCAGAACATCACCCACCAGCAGAAGAAGATGGGCACCACCTCGCTGAAGGCCTTCCGCGACCGCTTCAAGCTGCCGATCAAGGACGAGGAACTGGAAAGCCTGCCCTACCTGACGTTCGAGGAAGGCTCGCCGGAGCTCAACTACATGCGCGAACACCGCATGGCCCTGGGCGGCTATCTGGCCAAGCGCCGGCGGGCCGTGGAGTCGCTGCCGGTGCCGCCGCTGTCGGCCTTCGAGGCGCAGTTGAAGGGGGGCGGCGAGGGGCGCGAGTTCTCCACCACCATGGCTTTCGTGCGCATCCTCAACGTGCTGCTGAAGGACAAACTGATCGGCAAGCGGGTGGTGCCCATCGTGGTGGACGAGTCCCGCACCTTCGGCATGGAGGGGCTGTTCCGCCAGATCGGCATCTGGAACCAGGACGGCCAGAAGTACGTGCCGCAGGACGCCGATCAGTTGATGTTCTACAAGGAGTCCAAGAACGGCCAGATCCTCCAGGAAGGGATCAACGAGGCGGGCGCCATGGCCAGCTGGATCGCCGCCGCCACCTCCTACTCGACCCACGGCGTGCAGATGATCCCGTTCTACGTCTTCTATTCGATGTTCGGCTTCCAGCGTTTCGGCGACCTGGCCTGGGCCGCCGGCGACTCCCGCTCGCGCGGCTTCCTGGTGGGCGGCACCTCGGGCCGCACCACGCTGAACGGCGAGGGTTTGCAGCACGAGGACGGCCACAGCCAGGTCCTGGCGGCGACCGTGCCCAACTGCATCGCCTACGACCCCACCTTCGCCTACGAGGTGGCGGTGATCGTGCAGGACGGCCTGCGCCGCATGGTGGCCGAGCAGCAGGACGTGTATTACTACCTGACGGTGCTGAACGAGAACTACGAGCACCCGGCGATGCCCGAAGGCGCGGCCCCCGACATCCTGAAGGGCATGTACCTGTTCAGGAAGGGCGCCGCCTCCAACGGCCCGCGCGTGCAGTTGCTCGGCTCCGGCGCGATCTTCCGCGAGGCCATCGCCGCCGCCGATCTGCTGAAGAGCGACTGGGGCGTGGAAGCGGACCTGTGGGGCTGCCCCTCCTTCAACGAGTTGGCGCGGGACGGCCAGGACTGCGCGCGCTGGAACCTGCTCCACCCCAACGACGAGCAGCGTGTGCCGCATGTCGGCGCCTGCCTGGCGGACACCCGCGGCCCGGTGATCGCCGCCACCGACTACATGAAGCTCTACGCCGAGCAGATCCGCGCATTCGTGCCCCGCGCCTACCGGGTGCTCGGCACCGATGGCTTCGGCCGCTCCGACACGCGGGAGAAGCTGAGGCATTTCTTCGAGGTGGATCGCCACTGGATCACCCTGGCGGCCTTGCGCGCCCTGGTGGACGAGGGTGCGGTCGACGGCGGCATGGCGGCGGAGGCGGTGACCAAGTACGGTCTCGATCCGAACAAACCCAACCCCACCCGCGTCTGA
- the sucC gene encoding ADP-forming succinate--CoA ligase subunit beta yields MKIHEYQGKEILRKFGVTTPRGKPAFSVDEAVKVAEELGGKVWVVKAQIHAGGRGKGGGVKVAKSMDEVRQYAGQILGMQLVTHQTGAAGQKVNRLLIEEGADIKKEYYLAVLTDRATQKVAVMASSEGGMDIEEVAHATPEKILKEFADPLTGLTDQQAENLARGIGVPEGSVAQAKAEIQKLYQCYMETDASLAEINPLILEGNGNIKALDAKFNFDSNALYRHPEIVAYRDLDEEDADEIEASKFDLAYISLDGNIGCLVNGAGLAMATMDTIKLFGAEPANFLDVGGGATTEKVTEAFKIMLKNPKVKGILVNIFGGIMKCDTIATGVVTAARETHLSVPLVVRMKGTNEELGKQILKDSGLPIISADTMAEAATKIVAAVK; encoded by the coding sequence ATGAAGATCCATGAATATCAGGGCAAGGAAATCCTGAGAAAGTTCGGCGTGACCACGCCGCGCGGCAAGCCTGCCTTTTCCGTCGACGAGGCGGTCAAGGTCGCCGAGGAACTGGGCGGCAAGGTCTGGGTGGTGAAGGCCCAGATCCACGCCGGCGGTCGCGGCAAGGGCGGTGGCGTCAAGGTCGCCAAGTCCATGGATGAAGTTCGCCAATACGCCGGTCAGATCCTCGGCATGCAGTTGGTCACCCACCAGACCGGCGCCGCCGGCCAGAAGGTGAATCGTCTTCTGATCGAGGAAGGCGCCGACATCAAGAAGGAGTACTACCTGGCCGTGCTGACCGACCGCGCCACCCAGAAAGTGGCCGTGATGGCTTCCTCCGAAGGCGGCATGGACATCGAGGAAGTGGCCCACGCCACCCCCGAGAAGATCCTCAAGGAATTCGCCGATCCCCTGACCGGCCTGACCGACCAACAGGCCGAGAACCTGGCCCGCGGCATCGGCGTGCCCGAGGGCTCCGTGGCCCAGGCCAAGGCCGAGATCCAGAAGCTCTACCAGTGCTACATGGAGACCGACGCCTCCCTGGCGGAAATCAACCCGCTGATCCTGGAAGGCAACGGCAACATCAAGGCCCTGGACGCCAAGTTCAACTTCGATTCCAACGCCCTCTACCGTCATCCCGAGATCGTCGCCTACCGCGACCTGGACGAAGAGGACGCCGACGAGATCGAGGCTTCCAAGTTCGATCTGGCCTACATCTCCCTGGACGGCAACATCGGCTGCCTGGTGAACGGCGCCGGCCTGGCCATGGCCACCATGGACACCATCAAGCTGTTCGGCGCCGAGCCGGCCAACTTCCTCGACGTGGGCGGCGGCGCCACCACCGAGAAGGTGACCGAGGCCTTCAAGATCATGCTCAAGAACCCCAAGGTCAAGGGCATCCTGGTGAACATCTTCGGCGGCATCATGAAATGCGACACCATCGCCACCGGCGTGGTCACCGCTGCCCGCGAAACCCATCTGTCCGTGCCCCTGGTGGTGCGCATGAAGGGCACCAACGAGGAGCTGGGCAAGCAGATCCTGAAGGATTCCGGCCTGCCCATCATCTCCGCCGACACCATGGCCGAAGCGGCCACCAAGATCGTCGCTGCGGTCAAGTAA
- the lpdA gene encoding dihydrolipoyl dehydrogenase: protein MNQLIEVRVPDIGDFKDVPVIEIHVGAGDTVAAEDSLVTLESDKTTMDVPSPAAGVVKEVKVKVGDKVSEGALVVLLEASASVHSLAPSPSPAIGRGEAPVAPAPSAWAGNADQECELLVLGAGPGGYSAAFRAADLGLDTLLVERYGTLGGVCLNVGCIPSKALLHVAAAIEEAAHAEAFGVRFGTPTVDIDALRAHKDKVVAKLTGGLAGMAKARKVRTVRGVGRFLDDHHLEVELTGGGGSERSGERQVIRFRQCIIAAGSQAVRLPFLPDDPRIVDSTGALELRGRPERMLVIGGGIIGLEMATVYSALGARIDVVEMLDGLMQGPDRDLVKIWEKRNADRFAKVMLRTRTASVEAKVDGLWVTFEGEQAPAEAQRYDLILQAAGRAPNGARIGADKAGVAVGERGFIAVDSQMRTNVPHIFAIGDIVGQPMLAHKAVHEGHVAAEAAAGQKSHFDASVIPGVAYTHPEVAWVGLGEDEAEKTGRAVEVARFPWAASGRAIANGADYGVTKLVFDAETRRTVGGGIVGPGAGDMIGELALAIEMGADALDIGKTIHPHPTLGETIGLAAEVAHGSCTDLPPPRKK, encoded by the coding sequence ATGAATCAGTTGATCGAAGTGAGGGTGCCGGATATCGGCGACTTCAAGGATGTGCCAGTGATCGAAATCCACGTCGGGGCCGGCGACACGGTGGCGGCCGAGGACAGCCTGGTCACGCTGGAGTCGGACAAGACCACGATGGATGTGCCCAGCCCCGCCGCCGGTGTGGTGAAGGAAGTGAAGGTCAAGGTCGGCGACAAGGTGTCGGAGGGCGCGCTCGTCGTTCTGCTGGAGGCGTCCGCCTCGGTCCACTCCCTTGCCCCCAGCCCCTCTCCCGCAATCGGTCGAGGAGAGGCTCCAGTCGCCCCCGCGCCTTCGGCCTGGGCCGGGAACGCCGATCAGGAGTGCGAACTGCTGGTGCTCGGCGCCGGTCCCGGCGGTTATTCGGCGGCTTTCCGCGCCGCCGACCTCGGGCTGGATACGCTGCTGGTGGAACGCTACGGCACCTTGGGCGGGGTCTGCCTGAACGTCGGCTGCATTCCTTCCAAGGCGTTGCTGCACGTGGCGGCGGCGATCGAGGAGGCGGCGCATGCCGAGGCCTTCGGCGTCCGCTTCGGCACGCCGACGGTCGACATCGACGCCCTGCGCGCCCACAAGGACAAGGTGGTCGCCAAGCTCACCGGCGGCCTCGCCGGCATGGCCAAGGCGCGCAAGGTGCGCACCGTGCGGGGCGTCGGCCGCTTCCTGGACGATCATCATCTGGAAGTGGAACTGACCGGGGGCGGCGGCTCGGAGCGCAGCGGCGAACGCCAGGTGATCCGCTTCCGCCAGTGCATCATCGCCGCGGGCTCGCAAGCCGTGCGCCTGCCATTTTTGCCCGACGATCCGCGCATCGTCGATTCCACCGGTGCGCTGGAGCTGCGCGGTCGTCCCGAGCGCATGCTGGTGATCGGCGGCGGCATCATCGGCCTCGAAATGGCCACGGTGTATTCCGCCCTGGGTGCGCGGATCGACGTGGTCGAGATGCTCGACGGCCTGATGCAGGGGCCCGACCGGGACCTGGTCAAGATCTGGGAAAAGCGCAACGCCGACCGCTTTGCCAAGGTGATGCTGAGGACGCGCACCGCGTCCGTGGAAGCGAAGGTGGACGGGCTCTGGGTGACCTTCGAGGGCGAGCAGGCGCCGGCGGAGGCCCAGCGCTACGACCTGATCCTCCAGGCGGCTGGCCGCGCGCCCAACGGCGCCAGGATCGGCGCCGACAAGGCCGGCGTGGCCGTCGGCGAACGCGGTTTCATCGCGGTGGACAGCCAGATGCGCACCAACGTGCCGCACATCTTCGCCATCGGCGACATCGTCGGCCAGCCGATGCTGGCCCACAAGGCGGTGCATGAGGGACACGTGGCGGCGGAAGCGGCCGCCGGGCAGAAGAGCCATTTCGATGCCAGCGTGATTCCGGGCGTCGCCTACACCCATCCGGAAGTGGCCTGGGTGGGCCTGGGCGAGGACGAGGCGGAAAAAACCGGTCGCGCCGTCGAGGTGGCGCGCTTCCCCTGGGCCGCCTCGGGCCGCGCCATCGCCAACGGCGCCGACTACGGCGTGACCAAGCTGGTCTTCGATGCCGAGACCCGGCGCACCGTCGGCGGCGGCATCGTCGGTCCCGGCGCCGGCGACATGATCGGCGAGCTGGCCCTGGCGATCGAGATGGGCGCCGACGCGCTGGATATCGGCAAGACCATCCATCCCCACCCGACCCTGGGCGAGACCATCGGCCTGGCGGCGGAAGTCGCCCACGGCAGTTGCACGGATTTGCCGCCGCCCCGGAAGAAGTAG
- the aceF gene encoding dihydrolipoyllysine-residue acetyltransferase → MSQLLEVKVPDIGDFGAIPVIEIHVKAGDAVAAEDSLITLESDKATMDVPAPAAGTVKEVRIGLGDKVSEGTVIMVLEADTALPASAPPAAQPVAQAPVVASVIASAEPSAPPAEDREDELGRFRPAEQEPILAPSPSHVPSPGQMAAEMMGGHKAHASPSVRAYARELGVEVGRLTGSGPKGRILREDVQRYVKGLVSGAASASPAPTAAGGLNLLPWPQVDFAKFGPVQSQPLSRIKKLSGANLARNWAMIPHVTQFDEADVTDLEAFRTQVNQESEKSGGAKLTMLAFLLKACVSALRKFPEFNASLDGDNLVLKQYFHLGFAADTPNGLVVPVIRDVDKKTVLELAAETATLAKKAREGKLAPAEMQGGCFSISSLGGIGGTAFTPIINAPEVAILGVSKSETRPRWNGREFEPRLMLPLSLSYDHRVVDGAAAARFTTYLGQLLADLRRSLL, encoded by the coding sequence ATGAGCCAGTTGCTTGAAGTGAAGGTGCCGGATATCGGCGACTTCGGCGCCATCCCGGTGATCGAGATCCACGTCAAGGCCGGCGACGCGGTGGCGGCCGAGGACAGCCTGATCACCCTGGAGTCCGACAAGGCGACGATGGACGTGCCGGCTCCGGCGGCCGGAACCGTGAAGGAAGTGCGGATCGGGCTGGGCGACAAGGTTTCCGAAGGCACGGTGATCATGGTGCTGGAGGCCGACACGGCGCTGCCCGCTTCCGCGCCGCCCGCCGCTCAGCCGGTCGCCCAGGCACCGGTGGTCGCGTCGGTAATCGCATCGGCGGAACCGAGCGCGCCGCCGGCCGAGGACCGCGAGGACGAACTGGGCCGCTTCCGCCCGGCGGAGCAGGAGCCGATCCTGGCGCCGTCACCCAGCCATGTGCCTTCACCGGGCCAGATGGCGGCGGAAATGATGGGGGGGCACAAGGCTCATGCCAGCCCATCGGTGCGGGCCTATGCCCGCGAACTGGGCGTGGAGGTCGGCAGGCTGACCGGCAGCGGCCCCAAGGGCCGCATCCTGCGGGAAGACGTGCAGCGTTACGTGAAGGGCCTGGTGAGCGGCGCCGCGTCGGCATCGCCGGCGCCGACTGCCGCCGGCGGGCTCAATCTGCTGCCCTGGCCGCAGGTGGATTTCGCCAAGTTCGGGCCGGTGCAGAGCCAGCCCCTGTCGCGGATCAAGAAGCTCTCGGGCGCCAACCTGGCCCGCAACTGGGCGATGATTCCCCACGTCACCCAGTTCGACGAGGCCGACGTCACCGACCTGGAGGCCTTCCGGACGCAGGTGAACCAGGAGAGCGAAAAGAGCGGCGGCGCCAAGCTCACGATGCTGGCTTTCCTGCTCAAGGCCTGCGTCTCCGCCTTGCGGAAATTCCCCGAGTTCAACGCCTCTCTCGACGGCGACAACCTTGTCCTCAAGCAGTACTTCCATCTCGGCTTCGCCGCCGACACGCCCAATGGCCTGGTGGTGCCGGTGATCCGCGACGTGGACAAGAAGACCGTGCTGGAACTGGCCGCCGAGACCGCGACCCTGGCGAAGAAGGCGCGGGAGGGCAAGCTGGCGCCGGCCGAGATGCAGGGCGGCTGCTTCTCCATTTCCAGCCTTGGCGGCATCGGCGGCACGGCGTTCACGCCCATCATCAACGCGCCGGAGGTGGCCATCCTGGGCGTCTCGAAATCCGAGACCCGGCCCCGCTGGAACGGCCGCGAGTTCGAACCGCGCCTGATGCTGCCGCTCTCCCTGTCCTACGACCACCGGGTGGTCGACGGCGCGGCGGCGGCGCGCTTCACCACCTATCTGGGTCAATTGCTGGCCGATCTGAGGAGATCCCTGCTGTGA
- a CDS encoding nuclear transport factor 2 family protein has protein sequence MLSLQEISDRLEIQQLMVDYSDAIDRMDFDALDRLFTPDAYIDYRAMGGIDGGYPEVKAWLAGALARFPHHQHMLGNFDVKLAGDAATCRAICFNPMAMALPDGSSQVMFFGLWYVDQFVRTTAGWRICQLVEERCYDFNVPQGVGGGN, from the coding sequence ATGTTGAGCTTGCAGGAGATTTCCGACCGGCTGGAGATCCAGCAACTGATGGTGGACTATTCCGACGCCATCGACCGCATGGATTTCGACGCCCTGGACCGGCTGTTCACGCCGGATGCCTACATCGATTACCGCGCCATGGGCGGCATCGACGGCGGTTATCCGGAGGTCAAGGCCTGGCTGGCCGGGGCCTTGGCGCGTTTTCCGCACCACCAGCACATGCTGGGCAATTTCGACGTCAAGCTGGCGGGCGACGCCGCCACCTGCCGGGCGATCTGCTTCAATCCCATGGCAATGGCGCTGCCGGACGGCAGCAGCCAGGTGATGTTCTTCGGTCTCTGGTACGTGGACCAGTTTGTGCGGACCACCGCCGGCTGGCGCATCTGTCAACTGGTCGAGGAGCGCTGCTACGACTTCAACGTGCCGCAGGGGGTGGGGGGCGGCAACTGA
- the msrA gene encoding peptide-methionine (S)-S-oxide reductase MsrA — protein MIQTATLGGGCFWCVEAALKQLDGVVSAVSGYCGGHLDDPDYRTVCAGESGHAEVVRFEFDPARLDYRTLLLAFFAIHDPTTLNRQGHDVGSQYRSAIFTHDEEQARVARDLVAELNREGAWPDPIVTEIRPAPRFWPAEDYHQDYFAHNPQQGYCQAVVAPKVAKLRQRFRDRLK, from the coding sequence ATGATCCAAACAGCCACACTCGGCGGCGGTTGCTTCTGGTGCGTGGAAGCGGCCCTGAAGCAACTGGACGGCGTCGTCTCCGCCGTCTCCGGCTATTGCGGCGGCCACCTGGACGATCCGGACTACCGGACCGTCTGCGCCGGAGAAAGCGGCCATGCGGAAGTGGTCCGGTTCGAGTTCGACCCCGCCCGGCTGGACTATCGGACCCTGCTGCTGGCTTTTTTCGCCATCCACGACCCGACCACCCTCAACCGCCAGGGCCACGACGTGGGCAGCCAGTACCGATCGGCGATCTTCACCCACGACGAGGAACAGGCGCGCGTCGCCCGCGACCTGGTCGCCGAACTGAACCGGGAGGGCGCCTGGCCCGATCCCATCGTCACCGAAATCCGCCCCGCGCCCCGCTTCTGGCCGGCCGAGGACTATCACCAGGACTATTTCGCCCACAATCCGCAACAGGGCTACTGCCAGGCCGTGGTGGCGCCCAAGGTGGCCAAGCTGCGCCAGCGCTTCCGCGACCGGCTGAAATAG
- a CDS encoding MFS transporter, translated as MTTITVVRKGDEVAIAADSMTTFGDTRLGRSYKGEHDKILHLAGSWIGICGSSAHHLVLESAMAQLSEPRLGSRMEVYETFRRLHPVLKEHAYLNPKEDEGDPYESSQITALIVNETGIYGVYSLREVFEFDRFWGIGSGRNYALGAMYSAYDGEGTASQIAALGVMAGIEFDTASGGPVVIHTLKLAGA; from the coding sequence GTGACCACCATCACCGTTGTGCGCAAGGGGGACGAGGTGGCGATCGCCGCCGACTCGATGACCACCTTTGGCGACACCCGCCTGGGACGTTCCTACAAGGGCGAGCACGACAAGATCCTGCACTTGGCCGGCTCCTGGATCGGCATCTGCGGCAGTTCCGCCCACCACCTGGTGCTGGAGTCGGCGATGGCGCAGTTGTCCGAGCCGAGGCTGGGGTCGCGGATGGAGGTGTACGAAACCTTCCGCCGGCTGCATCCCGTGCTCAAGGAGCACGCCTACCTGAATCCCAAGGAGGACGAGGGCGATCCCTACGAGTCCTCCCAGATCACGGCCCTGATCGTCAACGAGACCGGCATCTACGGCGTCTATTCACTGCGCGAGGTGTTCGAGTTCGATCGCTTCTGGGGCATCGGCTCGGGGCGCAACTATGCGCTGGGCGCGATGTATTCCGCCTACGACGGGGAGGGCACGGCCTCGCAGATCGCCGCCCTGGGCGTGATGGCCGGCATCGAGTTCGACACGGCCTCGGGCGGTCCGGTGGTGATCCATACCCTCAAGCTCGCCGGCGCCTGA